The following coding sequences lie in one Synechococcus sp. PCC 7336 genomic window:
- a CDS encoding AAA family ATPase translates to MSLTNSIHDLKTLVRSFHPIVTIATSEEERVRSLLSSVASDLHIQMFEWSVTRGLTRPPREVGVNGTEEPLKLLAHLETLPHEGVYLLKDFAQSLTDPVIVRLFREIAQQFSHNRSTLVLTANELNLPCALESLAMHWELPLPDYHELRGVLRSVVGALKTSDRIEVELTPRQIEELVRALNGMTLDCARRAVTYAILADGKLSNHDIQSIQQHKVELVRRGGLLEYLPHEHNSSQLGGFSNLKQWLSRARVGFTKTAKALNLSPPRGICIVGVQGCGKSLAVKAIAREWQLPLLKLDAGRIYDKYIGESEKNFRKAIAMAESMSPAVLWIDEIEKAISTGGGGGEESGLSKRLLGNFLTWLQEKKEAVFVVATANNLSVLPPELLRKGRFDEIFFVDLPTEEERAEILRIHLTLRKQSVAEFDLPQLVEATAGFSGAEIEQAIVSGLYESLYVSKPFTTDLLLREIWQTVPLSISRKEDVEQLQRTARGRFVSVR, encoded by the coding sequence ATGAGTCTAACCAACAGCATTCACGATCTCAAAACCCTCGTCCGCTCATTTCATCCCATTGTAACGATCGCCACTTCAGAAGAAGAGCGAGTGCGATCGCTGCTGAGCTCGGTGGCTTCCGATCTGCACATCCAGATGTTTGAGTGGTCGGTCACGCGGGGATTAACCCGTCCCCCCCGCGAAGTGGGGGTCAACGGCACCGAAGAACCCTTGAAGTTGCTGGCTCACCTCGAAACTCTGCCGCACGAAGGGGTCTATCTCCTCAAGGACTTTGCCCAGTCTCTGACCGACCCCGTCATTGTGCGTCTATTCCGGGAGATCGCCCAGCAGTTTTCCCACAATCGCTCCACGTTAGTGCTCACTGCTAACGAGCTCAATTTGCCCTGCGCTCTGGAGAGCTTGGCGATGCATTGGGAATTGCCATTGCCCGACTATCACGAGCTGCGGGGAGTGCTGCGATCGGTGGTGGGTGCTCTCAAAACCAGCGATCGCATTGAAGTGGAGTTAACTCCCCGACAAATTGAAGAACTGGTTCGCGCCCTGAACGGTATGACCCTCGATTGTGCCCGTCGGGCTGTCACCTATGCCATCTTGGCGGATGGCAAGCTATCTAACCATGACATTCAATCGATTCAGCAGCACAAGGTGGAGCTGGTACGGCGGGGCGGACTGTTGGAATATCTGCCCCACGAGCATAATTCCTCGCAACTGGGGGGATTTAGTAACCTCAAACAGTGGCTGAGTCGCGCCAGGGTGGGGTTTACCAAAACGGCAAAAGCACTGAATTTAAGTCCGCCACGAGGCATTTGTATCGTGGGGGTGCAGGGTTGCGGTAAGTCGCTGGCAGTCAAGGCGATCGCCCGCGAGTGGCAATTGCCCTTACTCAAACTCGACGCCGGACGGATCTACGACAAATACATTGGCGAATCGGAAAAGAATTTCCGCAAGGCGATCGCAATGGCAGAAAGCATGTCTCCGGCAGTATTGTGGATTGACGAAATCGAAAAGGCCATCAGTACTGGTGGAGGTGGTGGGGAAGAGTCGGGCTTGAGCAAGCGCTTGCTCGGCAACTTTTTAACTTGGCTGCAGGAGAAAAAAGAAGCGGTATTTGTGGTGGCTACTGCCAATAATCTATCGGTATTGCCCCCCGAACTGTTGCGTAAAGGTCGCTTCGATGAAATTTTCTTTGTGGATCTCCCCACAGAGGAAGAAAGAGCTGAGATTCTTCGCATTCACCTAACGCTGCGCAAGCAATCCGTGGCAGAGTTTGACTTGCCCCAACTGGTGGAGGCAACCGCCGGGTTTAGCGGTGCCGAAATCGAACAGGCGATCGTGTCTGGCCTGTATGAGTCACTGTACGTTAGCAAACCCTTCACCACCGACCTCCTGCTACGCGAGATTTGGCAAACGGTTCCTCTCTCGATCTCGCGTAAAGAAGATGTGGAGCAATTACAGCGCACGGCCCGAGGGCGATTTGTCAGTGTGAGGTAA
- the trxB gene encoding thioredoxin-disulfide reductase codes for MCSRYEFDRIAMVENVVVIGSGPAGYTAAIYAARANLKPFVFAGFQVGGLPGGQLMTTTDVENFPGFPGGIQGPQLMEMMQAQAERWGAEIYTEDVTEVDFSQRPFTIRSDEREVKAHSVIIATGATAKRLGLPSEKTYWNRGISACAICDGATPIFRDAELAAIGGGDSAAEEAVFLAKYGSHVHLLVRGDKMRASKAMQDRVLSHPKVTVHWNTEAVDAFGNGEAMQGVRVSDRQTGEERDLAVAGLFYAIGHKPNTQLFEGQIDLDEVGYVSVKPYSVATNVEGVFAAGDVQDREYRQAVTAAGTGCQAALLAERYLSEHGLIQEFHQEAGAEKYDEPASEPGDETADDFDLAATCHRGEFALRRLYHESDRLLIVKYASPHCGPCHTLKPVLDKVVDEFSGKVHYVEIDIEAHPAIAEAAGVTGTPTVQFFKDKAKVYEFRGVKLKKALQESIEEHLGLATAA; via the coding sequence ATGTGTAGTCGTTATGAGTTCGATCGGATTGCTATGGTGGAAAACGTCGTCGTTATCGGTTCGGGTCCTGCAGGCTACACGGCTGCGATCTACGCCGCTCGGGCCAACCTCAAACCTTTTGTCTTCGCCGGATTTCAGGTAGGCGGCTTACCCGGCGGTCAACTCATGACCACCACAGATGTGGAAAACTTTCCCGGCTTTCCCGGCGGCATCCAAGGTCCCCAGCTGATGGAGATGATGCAAGCTCAAGCAGAACGCTGGGGAGCTGAGATTTATACTGAAGATGTCACCGAGGTGGATTTCAGTCAGCGTCCGTTTACGATCCGATCCGACGAGCGCGAAGTCAAAGCCCACAGTGTCATCATTGCTACTGGAGCCACAGCCAAGCGGTTGGGGTTGCCTAGCGAAAAAACCTACTGGAATCGCGGCATCTCGGCCTGCGCCATCTGCGATGGCGCCACCCCCATTTTCCGAGACGCCGAACTGGCCGCGATCGGCGGCGGCGACAGTGCGGCAGAAGAAGCAGTCTTCCTGGCGAAATACGGCTCCCACGTCCACCTATTGGTGCGTGGCGACAAGATGCGAGCCAGCAAAGCGATGCAAGATCGAGTGCTGTCACACCCCAAAGTGACGGTGCATTGGAACACTGAAGCTGTAGATGCGTTCGGTAACGGCGAAGCCATGCAGGGGGTGCGGGTAAGCGATCGCCAGACGGGCGAAGAGAGGGATCTGGCTGTGGCGGGTTTATTTTACGCCATCGGTCACAAGCCCAATACTCAGCTATTTGAAGGCCAAATCGATCTCGATGAGGTTGGTTATGTCTCGGTCAAGCCCTACTCTGTGGCCACTAATGTGGAGGGGGTCTTTGCGGCTGGAGACGTACAGGATCGCGAATACCGTCAGGCGGTCACCGCAGCAGGAACTGGCTGTCAAGCGGCACTGCTGGCCGAGCGTTACCTGTCGGAGCACGGTTTAATTCAAGAGTTTCATCAGGAGGCTGGAGCTGAAAAATATGACGAGCCCGCATCCGAACCTGGAGATGAAACAGCGGACGATTTCGATCTGGCGGCAACCTGCCATCGCGGAGAATTTGCTCTGCGCCGCCTCTATCACGAGAGCGATCGCCTCTTAATTGTTAAATACGCTTCCCCCCACTGCGGCCCCTGTCACACCCTCAAGCCCGTTTTAGACAAAGTAGTGGACGAATTTTCAGGGAAGGTCCATTACGTCGAAATCGATATTGAGGCTCACCCGGCGATCGCCGAGGCAGCAGGAGTAACGGGAACTCCAACCGTGCAATTCTTCAAAGATAAAGCCAAGGTATACGAGTTTCGAGGGGTGAAACTGAAAAAGGCTCTACAGGAATCGATTGAAGAGCATCTCGGGTTGGCCACTGCCGCCTAA
- a CDS encoding carboxymuconolactone decarboxylase family protein, translating to MRIPPVEAADADKQVQKVYDTLEKAYGTALNPLRTMAYKPQMMRAVMTLYGAIHAPNPNLSEELKELVSIRVSQINGCRHYCVPYHTLQAKKHGATDAKIAAVAQARNSTVLSDLEKLAIEYAERITVPSMVVTDEFFDRLREFLDDADIVELTAVISFMNFWSKTIDALDIPLDEVFAEVAPH from the coding sequence ATGAGGATTCCTCCGGTTGAAGCGGCTGACGCTGACAAACAAGTTCAAAAAGTTTACGACACCCTAGAGAAAGCCTACGGAACCGCGCTCAACCCCTTGCGGACAATGGCCTACAAGCCCCAGATGATGCGGGCAGTCATGACCCTATACGGTGCAATTCACGCCCCCAATCCCAATCTCTCCGAAGAGCTGAAAGAGTTGGTCAGTATTCGGGTGTCGCAAATCAATGGCTGCCGCCACTACTGCGTGCCCTACCACACCCTCCAGGCCAAAAAGCACGGTGCCACCGACGCGAAGATTGCTGCTGTGGCCCAAGCGCGCAACAGCACGGTGCTCTCCGATTTAGAGAAGCTGGCGATCGAATATGCCGAACGCATCACCGTTCCCTCGATGGTAGTTACAGATGAGTTTTTCGATCGCCTGAGGGAATTCCTCGACGATGCAGATATTGTGGAACTAACCGCTGTAATTAGCTTTATGAATTTCTGGAGCAAAACCATCGATGCTCTGGATATTCCGCTCGACGAGGTGTTTGCCGAAGTAGCGCCCCACTAG
- the rplU gene encoding 50S ribosomal protein L21 codes for MTYAIVETGGKQLWAEPGRFYDVELLQDEPDALVELTNVLLVNDRGDVTVGQPYIEQAVVKARVLNHRRGPKVIVYKMKPKKKTRKKNGHRQSLTRLLIESIEVGGRALGAAESEGVAAATAAEIVVEENDAPAATVAEIDE; via the coding sequence ATGACTTACGCAATTGTAGAGACTGGCGGCAAGCAACTGTGGGCTGAACCCGGTCGCTTTTACGATGTCGAGCTGCTGCAGGACGAACCTGACGCTCTAGTAGAGCTCACCAACGTTCTGTTAGTAAACGATCGAGGGGATGTGACTGTCGGTCAACCCTATATCGAGCAGGCTGTGGTGAAAGCGCGCGTGTTAAACCACCGTCGCGGTCCCAAGGTCATCGTCTACAAGATGAAACCGAAAAAGAAAACTCGCAAAAAGAACGGTCACCGCCAGAGCTTAACTCGCCTGCTGATTGAGTCGATTGAGGTGGGCGGTCGGGCACTCGGCGCGGCAGAGAGTGAGGGTGTCGCTGCGGCCACTGCTGCTGAGATAGTGGTAGAAGAGAATGATGCTCCTGCAGCCACTGTTGCCGAGATAGACGAATAA
- the bchM gene encoding magnesium protoporphyrin IX methyltransferase — MTEKAIVRDYFNTLGFDRWRRIYGDGEVNRVQQDIRKGHARTIETVLDWLEDVKDQTVCDAGCGVGSLSIPLAQRGAQVFGSDLSEKMVQEARDRQQAELGQTENPQFSTSDLEAIQGSYDTVVCLDVMIHYPEADALEMIEHLTTLSTDRVIFSFAPKTPLLTILKKIGEFFPGPSKATRAYQHRETAIVERLQQLGWTVKRRETIKSQFYFAWILEVQPAR, encoded by the coding sequence ATGACTGAAAAAGCAATTGTTCGCGACTATTTCAACACGCTCGGCTTCGATCGCTGGCGTCGGATTTATGGCGATGGCGAGGTCAATCGCGTACAACAGGACATTCGCAAGGGGCACGCCCGCACCATCGAGACGGTGCTGGACTGGTTAGAAGATGTCAAAGACCAGACGGTATGCGATGCTGGTTGCGGTGTCGGCAGCCTCAGTATTCCACTGGCGCAGCGGGGGGCACAGGTGTTTGGCAGCGATCTTTCCGAGAAGATGGTGCAAGAGGCCCGCGATCGCCAGCAAGCAGAGCTAGGCCAAACGGAAAATCCGCAATTTAGCACCTCCGATTTAGAAGCAATTCAGGGTTCCTACGACACGGTGGTTTGCTTGGATGTGATGATTCACTATCCCGAAGCCGATGCGCTCGAGATGATCGAGCACCTCACCACCCTCAGCACCGACCGCGTCATCTTCAGCTTTGCCCCCAAAACCCCTCTGCTGACTATCCTGAAAAAAATCGGCGAGTTTTTCCCCGGTCCGAGCAAAGCCACGCGCGCTTACCAGCATCGGGAAACAGCGATCGTAGAGCGCTTACAACAACTGGGATGGACTGTTAAACGTCGCGAAACGATTAAGTCTCAGTTCTATTTCGCTTGGATTTTAGAAGTCCAGCCAGCCAGATAG
- a CDS encoding DUF6585 family protein: MTQPRTQLIHQLGHVIAAYSPHPERLQLRHTRALRLILIGIFLVAASLAFQFRSPSPALTLMFACISIAGAIALCLGLTTFLKVRRDRHLRISLYEHGLVYDRAKTFVLIVWSDLVTLHTIATPSRNNSYTAYTCRMLCQNGTQLAFTHTSRDLPGLAELCDRIQVELVSRQLPATLERYRDGETISFGPVAVSPIGISHRQELVPWSKIQRVSLQEGAIAVRQAGRDRRWRDANPQSVPNLFVFLSLVEHILASR; encoded by the coding sequence ATGACCCAGCCCCGAACCCAACTCATCCACCAACTGGGCCACGTCATCGCCGCATATTCCCCTCACCCCGAGCGTCTCCAACTGCGCCATACCCGAGCGCTCCGTCTTATTCTCATCGGCATCTTCCTCGTCGCCGCGTCCCTCGCCTTCCAATTTAGGAGCCCCTCCCCCGCTCTAACTCTGATGTTCGCCTGTATCTCGATCGCCGGAGCGATCGCCCTTTGCCTCGGCCTCACTACCTTCTTGAAGGTCCGCCGCGATCGCCATCTCCGCATCAGCCTCTACGAACACGGCCTCGTCTACGATCGTGCCAAAACCTTCGTCCTGATCGTCTGGAGCGACCTCGTCACCCTCCACACCATTGCCACACCCTCCCGCAACAACAGCTATACTGCCTACACCTGCCGCATGCTGTGCCAAAATGGCACCCAACTCGCCTTCACCCACACCAGCCGCGATCTCCCCGGCCTCGCCGAATTGTGCGATCGCATTCAAGTCGAGCTCGTCAGCCGCCAGCTCCCCGCCACCCTAGAACGCTACCGAGACGGCGAAACCATCAGCTTCGGTCCCGTCGCCGTCAGTCCTATCGGCATCAGCCACCGTCAAGAGCTCGTCCCCTGGTCCAAAATCCAGCGGGTTAGTCTGCAGGAGGGCGCGATCGCCGTGCGACAAGCGGGCCGCGATCGCCGTTGGCGGGATGCAAACCCGCAATCGGTCCCGAACCTATTTGTTTTTCTCTCGCTTGTCGAACATATCCTTGCCAGCAGGTAA
- the rpmA gene encoding 50S ribosomal protein L27, protein MAHKKGTGSTRNGRDSNAQRLGVKRYGGEKVIAGNIIVRQRGTKFHPGVNVKKGRDDTLFAIADGIVCFERYGKKRQRISVRPAEVVAAAE, encoded by the coding sequence GTGGCACATAAAAAAGGAACGGGCAGTACTCGCAACGGTCGCGATTCTAATGCCCAGCGCTTGGGTGTCAAGCGCTATGGCGGCGAAAAAGTCATTGCGGGCAACATCATAGTGCGCCAGCGGGGAACCAAGTTTCACCCGGGTGTGAATGTGAAAAAGGGTCGCGACGACACTCTATTTGCGATCGCCGACGGCATTGTTTGCTTCGAGCGCTACGGCAAAAAGCGCCAGCGTATTAGCGTACGTCCCGCTGAAGTGGTGGCTGCGGCTGAATAG
- a CDS encoding DUF3120 domain-containing protein: MRLPWARTSTRMFLSAGALVSLPVFAQAPLVRYAPWVSLVLTLGWLGVSLHLISLRPYRNWGSLLYGFTLTWLAGSLYWGWLRAEPLWHMPIEAIALPFVLWGLARGFARIGNYFFLGSLFGTAITDLYIHTMKLLPFWRQALQPGVSEREALLLLEGALEQMQTGVGIAAAIVLSAILWTVGNMGLRFAGDRREDAQLHWWAFSGAVLFTLLVDGLFAIGVCLGSSRV; the protein is encoded by the coding sequence GTGCGCCTGCCTTGGGCGCGCACCAGCACGCGCATGTTCCTGAGCGCGGGGGCCTTAGTATCGCTGCCCGTGTTTGCACAGGCCCCCCTCGTCCGCTATGCCCCTTGGGTGAGCTTGGTGTTAACCCTGGGCTGGTTAGGGGTCAGCCTGCATTTAATATCGCTTCGCCCTTATCGCAACTGGGGTAGCTTGCTGTACGGATTTACCTTGACTTGGCTGGCGGGGTCTCTGTATTGGGGTTGGCTGCGGGCCGAACCACTCTGGCATATGCCGATTGAGGCGATCGCCTTGCCATTCGTGCTGTGGGGCCTCGCTCGCGGCTTTGCTCGCATTGGCAATTATTTCTTTTTGGGCTCTTTGTTCGGTACGGCCATCACCGACCTGTACATTCATACGATGAAGTTGCTGCCCTTTTGGCGGCAGGCACTCCAGCCAGGTGTATCGGAAAGGGAGGCGCTGCTTTTGCTGGAGGGGGCTTTAGAGCAAATGCAGACCGGGGTGGGGATTGCCGCTGCGATTGTGTTGAGTGCGATTTTATGGACGGTTGGCAATATGGGGCTTCGGTTTGCTGGCGATCGCCGCGAAGACGCACAACTGCACTGGTGGGCATTTAGCGGTGCCGTACTGTTTACCTTGCTGGTAGATGGACTCTTTGCAATTGGAGTCTGCTTGGGGTCGAGCCGGGTTTAG
- a CDS encoding alpha/beta fold hydrolase, translated as MTDPLKPAVYIAANRVWQWRSFQLPYLAAGDPQAEAVVLVHGFGGCIGHWRNNIAQLASQYRVYAIDLLGFGAAPKPDLDYSFELWGQQLADFCQQVVQRTATLVGNSVGAIVVSQTAAEEPTIARSVVLINCSLRLLHDRKRSQLSLVQQMGTPIVQTLLRYKPIGHFFFRQIAQRRSLRNILRRAYARPEAVTDELLDLLLAPARDPGAADVFIAFVNYSSGPLAEELLPQIHCPVAIVWGEDDPWEPLEKGRSLADFPCVREFKTIARAGHCPMDEASQEVNEYLLQWIEGLDRTATSVSV; from the coding sequence ATGACCGATCCTCTCAAGCCGGCTGTTTACATTGCTGCCAATCGCGTCTGGCAGTGGCGCAGCTTCCAGTTGCCGTACTTGGCGGCGGGAGATCCGCAGGCTGAAGCGGTGGTCTTGGTGCATGGCTTCGGTGGGTGTATTGGCCACTGGCGCAATAATATTGCTCAGTTAGCCAGTCAATATCGGGTGTACGCGATCGATTTATTGGGGTTTGGAGCTGCACCCAAACCCGACCTCGACTACAGCTTCGAGCTCTGGGGGCAACAACTGGCGGATTTTTGCCAACAGGTGGTGCAGCGAACGGCTACGTTGGTGGGGAACTCGGTGGGAGCCATTGTGGTTTCGCAGACAGCGGCTGAGGAGCCGACGATTGCCCGCAGTGTTGTATTAATCAATTGCTCGTTACGATTGCTGCACGATCGCAAGCGCTCTCAATTATCGCTAGTGCAACAGATGGGTACGCCGATTGTGCAAACGTTATTGCGCTACAAACCCATCGGTCATTTCTTTTTCCGCCAGATTGCCCAGCGGCGATCGCTGCGCAATATTTTGCGCCGAGCCTATGCCCGCCCCGAAGCCGTCACCGACGAACTCTTGGATCTGCTGTTGGCCCCAGCGCGCGATCCGGGGGCAGCCGACGTATTTATTGCGTTTGTGAACTATTCTAGCGGTCCGCTCGCAGAAGAGCTGCTGCCCCAAATTCACTGCCCGGTGGCGATCGTTTGGGGCGAGGACGATCCGTGGGAACCGCTGGAGAAGGGGCGATCGCTAGCAGACTTTCCCTGCGTGCGGGAATTTAAGACGATTGCGCGGGCCGGACACTGTCCGATGGATGAAGCCTCTCAGGAGGTGAACGAGTATTTATTGCAGTGGATTGAGGGGTTAGATCGGACTGCTACAAGCGTCTCGGTCTAG
- the thrB gene encoding homoserine kinase, whose protein sequence is MTQIEVVVPATTANIGPGFDCLGAALALYNHFWFSLNDSDEVNIAVRGKEDVSFGKDNLAYRAFARAFELVNRKVPGVNIEIELNVPMSRGLGSSATAIVGGLLGANALGQLNLAPETLLPLAIAVEGHPDNVVPALKGGCQLSVVGGQGRWTFCPVEWHEEIQVVAIVPNFKLSTERARDILPESVSLKDAVFTQAHLGLLLRALETGNGDWLKTALDDRLHQPYRAELIAGFKTVQTAATAAGACGVVISGAGPTLLALCRGDLRETVGEAAIDAWEQLDVKAKALYLSLDRRGGHVLENGQPRSQNS, encoded by the coding sequence ATGACTCAAATCGAAGTTGTCGTCCCTGCCACCACAGCCAATATTGGGCCGGGGTTTGACTGTCTGGGAGCAGCACTGGCTCTATACAACCACTTTTGGTTTAGCCTCAACGACTCTGACGAGGTAAACATTGCCGTGCGGGGCAAAGAAGATGTCTCGTTTGGCAAAGACAATTTGGCCTACCGCGCCTTTGCTCGAGCGTTCGAGTTGGTCAATCGCAAGGTACCGGGAGTCAATATCGAGATCGAGCTCAACGTGCCCATGTCTCGCGGATTGGGCAGTTCGGCCACCGCCATTGTGGGCGGACTGTTAGGGGCCAATGCCCTCGGCCAGTTGAATTTAGCCCCCGAAACCCTCCTGCCGCTGGCGATCGCCGTCGAGGGACATCCCGATAATGTCGTACCTGCTCTGAAAGGGGGCTGTCAATTGTCGGTGGTAGGAGGCCAAGGTCGCTGGACGTTCTGTCCTGTAGAGTGGCACGAGGAGATTCAAGTGGTGGCGATCGTCCCGAACTTTAAGCTCTCCACCGAAAGGGCGCGGGACATTTTGCCTGAGTCCGTCAGCTTGAAGGATGCGGTGTTCACCCAGGCCCACTTGGGATTACTGCTGCGGGCGCTAGAAACCGGGAATGGGGATTGGCTGAAAACAGCCCTCGACGATCGCCTGCATCAGCCCTATCGAGCCGAACTGATTGCAGGATTTAAAACCGTTCAGACAGCCGCTACCGCTGCAGGTGCTTGCGGGGTGGTCATTAGTGGAGCGGGGCCGACGCTATTAGCACTGTGCCGGGGCGATCTGCGCGAGACCGTAGGGGAAGCGGCGATCGATGCTTGGGAGCAGTTGGATGTGAAGGCAAAAGCGCTCTATCTCAGCCTCGATCGCCGAGGGGGGCACGTGTTAGAAAACGGTCAACCTCGATCTCAAAACAGCTAA